The following is a genomic window from bacterium.
GAGCTGGTGCAGGAGATCTCGGCGGCGAGCAACGAGCAGAACACCGGCGCCGACCAGATCAACAAGGCGATCCAGCAGCTCGACCAGGTGATCCAGCAGAACGCGAGCGCGGCCGAGGAGATGGCCTCCACCGCCGAGGAACTCTCCAGCCAGTCGGAGCAGCTGCTCCAGGCGATGGAGTTCTTCCAGGTGGACGACGGCGGGCGCGGGGCGGCGAAGTCCGCGGCGCGTCCGGCGGCGAAGCCGGCGGCGTCGGCGAAGCCCGCCGCGGCGGCCCCGAAGCCGGCGGCGAAGCCCGCGGGACAGGCGAAGGGCGGGTTCGCGCTCGACCTGAAGGCCGGCGCGGACAAGACCGACTCCGAGTTCGAGCGCTACTGAAGGGCGCGGGGCGAGGGGGCGGCTCGGGCCGCCCCCGAGTCCGGGAGACCGAAATGAGCGTGACGGACATCACCGAGACCCGGCAGTACCTGACCTTCAAGCTCGGCGAGGAGATCTTCGCCCTCGACGTCGCCCAGGTCCGCGAGGTGCTCGACTTCACGGCGATCACCCGCGTGCCCCGCACGCCGGAGTACATGCGCGGCGTGATCAACCTGCGCGGGAGCGTCGTGCCGGTCGTGGACATGCGGCTCAAGTTCGGCATGACCCGCACCGAACGCACGGTGAACACCTGCATCGAGGTCGTCGAGGTGACGCTCGACGGCGAGGCGACGGTGCTCGGCGCCCTCGTCGACTCGGTGCAGGAGGTGATCGAGCTCGAGCCGGACCAGATCGAGCCGGCGCCGCGGATCGGCACCCGCCTGCGCACCGACTTCATCAAGGGGATGGGGAAGCGGGACAACGAGTTCATCATCATCCTCGACATCGACAAGGTCTTCTCCGTCGAGGAGCTGTCGATGATGGTCCAGGCCGACGGTGGCGCCGCGGACGACCGCGACGCGGCGACGGCGTAGGGGCGCCGGCGATGACGACGGCGCGCGCCGCGTCGGGCCGGTCCGGGGCGCAGGCCGCGCCGGAGACTCCGCGCGGCGCGCGCATCTCGGACCACGACTTCCGCCGCCTCGCGGAGTTCATCGCCGCCCGCTGCGGGATCCGGATCACCGAGGCGAAGAGAACGCTCGTCGAGACGCGTCTGCAGAAACGGCTGCAGGCGCTGAAACTCTCCGGCTTCGGGGAGTACTGCGACTACCTCTTCGGCCCGAAGGGACTGGCCGAAGAGCTCGTCCCGATGATCGACCTCATCACCACCAACAAGACCGACTTCTTCCGCGAGTCGGCGCATCTCGACCTGCTCGCGGCGCGCGCCGCGCCGGCCCTGCTCGCCGAGACGGGGGCGGGGACGCGGCGCCCGCTGCGCGTCTGGAGCGCCGGTTGCTCGACCGGCGAGGAGCCGTACTCCCTGGCGATGGTCCTCTCCGAGTTCGCGGAGCGGACGCCGGGGTTCCGCTTCGAGATCCTCGCCACCGACATCTCGACGCGCGTCCTCGAGCGGGCCGCCGGCGCGGTCTACGAGGAGGACCGCGTCGATCCGGTGCCGGAGGGGATGCGGCGCAAGTACCTGCTGCGGAGCAAGGACCGCAGCCGCGCGCTGGTGCGGATCGCGCCGGAACTGCGCGCGCTCGTCACCTTCCGCCGGCTGAACTTCATGGACGAGGAGTACGACGTCGGCGAGCGCAAGGACGTCGTCTTTTGCCGCAACGTGATCATCTACTTCGACAAGACGACGCAGGAGACGATCCTCAACCGGATCGCCCGCTGCATGGGTCCCGGGGCGTTCCTCTTCACCGGCCATTCCGAGACGCTGTTCGGCCTCAGGACGCCGTTCCGGCAGGTCGCGTCCACCGTCTACAGGCGGGAGGCGTCGTGAAGCTCGCCGCGCCGCGCGAGGTCTACCTCAAGCCCGGAGAGGTCTTCTTCTCCGCGCGGCCGGCGATCGTCGTCACGGTGCTCGGATCGTGCGTCTCGGCGACGCTCCACGATCCGGCGCGGCGGATGGGCGGGATCATGCACGCGATGTTGCCCGGACGGGCGGGCGCGGACGAGGACGACCCGCGCTACGTCGAGCCGGCGCTGCGGCGGCTGCTCGAGGCCTTCGACCGCGCGGGGACGCCGCGCCGCGCGATCGTCGCCAAGCTGTTCGGCGGCGGCGACGTGCTGCGCGGCTCCGGGGCGGACGGCCGGGCGACGGTCGGCTCGCAGAACGTGGCCCGGGCGCGCGCGGCGTTCGAGGCCGCCGGTCTCATCGTCGCCGCGGAGTGCGTCGGCGGGGCGCGCGGCCTCAAGCTCCGCTTCCACACGGCGACGGGGGAAGTGCTCGTGAAGCGGCTCGCCGGCGCGGTTTCCGAGGCGTCCGGACGTCCGGCCGCGGCGCGGAGGTGACCTTTGGGCGCGGTCAAGGTGCTGATCGTGGACGACTCGGCGGTGGTCCGGCAGACGATGGCCGAGATCCTCTCCGGCGATCCCGAGATCGAGGTGATGGGGACGGCGGGGGATCCGTTCGTCGCCGCCGAGAAGATCGCCGTGGAAGTGCCCGACGTGATCACGCTCGACATCGAGATGCCGCGGATGGACGGGCTGACGTTCCTCCGCCGGCTGATGGCGCAGCGGCCGATCCCGGTCGTCGTCTGCTCCAGCCTCGCCGGGAAGCACGCCGAGAGCGGCCTCAAGGCGCTCGATCTCGGAGCGGTCGAGATCATCGAGAAGCCGCGCCTGGGGACGAAGGTCTTCCTCGAGGAGTCGAAGGTGCGGATCCGCGACGTCGTGAAGGCCGCGGCGCGGGTCCGCCCGCGGACGCCGGCGCCGGCGCGCGCGGTCGAGCCGAAGCTGAGCGCCGACGCGGTCCTCGCGCGGCCCGCGGCGCACGCGATGATCCAGACGACGGAGAAGGTCGTCGTCGTCGGGGCCTCGACCGGCGGGACGGAGGCGCTGAAAGTCTTTCTCGAGGCGCTGCCGGCCGACTCGCCGGGGATCGTGATCGTGCAGCACATGCCGGAGCACTTCACGCGCGAGTTCGCGCGCCGGCTCGACGGCCTCTGCCGCGTCTCGGTGAAGGAGGCGGAGAACGACGACACGGTGCTGCGCGGCCGCGCGCTGATCGCGCCGGGCAACCACCACCTGCTGCTGCGGCGGAGCGGCGCGCGCTACTGCGTCGAGGTCAAGGACGGCCCGCTCGTCAGCCGGCACCGTCCCTCGGTGGACGTCCTCTTCCGCTCCGCCGCGCGCTACGCGGGGCGGAACGCGGTCGGCGTGATCATGACCGGGATGGGGGACGACGGGGCGCGCGGGATGGCCGAGCTGCACGAGGCCGGCGCGCGGACGATCGCCCAGGACGAGGAGAGCTGCGTCGTCTACGGCATGCCGAAGGAGGCGGTCAAGCTCGGCGCCGTGGACCGCGTGCTGCCGCTCGACCGGATCGCCGCCGAGATCCTGCGCGCGGCCTCCTGAGCCGCGGCCCGCTCCCGTCCCGCCGGGAACGACGCCGCGTCGCGCGGCGCGGCCTCGCAGGGCGGCGCCCCGCGGGCGCTCAGCGCTGGGGCGCGGTCGGCTCGGCGCCCGACTCCCGCACCTGGTCCTTGCCGGCGCGCTTCGCCTCGTAGAGCGCCTGGTCGGCGCGCTGCAGCCATTCGGCCTGCGTCTCGCCGTCCTCGAGCTCGGCGAGGCCGATCGAGAGGCGGAGCTGCGCCTCCTTCCCCTCCCACGAGACGCGGATCTCGCGCACCGCGTCGAGCAGCTTCTGGGCGAGCAGGCGCGCGTCGGGCATCCCGTCGCGCTGGAAGATCACCGCGAACTCGTCCCCGCCGTAGCGGGCGATGAAGTCGGTCTTGCGCGGCAGCGTGCGGACCATGCAGTCGGCGAGCGCCTTGAGCGCCTCGTCGCCGCCCTGGTGGCCGAGGCGGTCGTTGATCTCCTTGAAGCCGTCGAGGTCCACCATCATCAGCGTGCACGGCTCGCGCGTGATCATGTGCGCCGCCGCGGTCGTGCGGATCTGCTCGTCGAAGAAGCCGCGGTTGAAGAGTTGGGTCAGCGGGTCGAGGATCGACTCCCGCCGCGACTTGTCGAGCTCGCGCCGCGCGTTGTCCAGCTCGCGCATCGTGTCCGCCATCTCGCGGCGGTGCCGCTCGGCGCGCTCCTCGACGAGGCCGTGGATCTCCTCGACCGCGCCGAGGACCTGCCGCCGCAGCTCGGAGATCGAGACCTGCGTGCAGGCGGTCTTGAGGCGCAGCAGCTGGACGTCCATCCGCCCGTCGGAGGAGCGGTCGAGGGAGAAGCTGTTGCTGAGCCGCTGGATGAAGATCAGCAGCGTCTCCCGCATCTCCTGCCCGCTCTTGACGACGAAGCCGCGCTCGGCCCGCCGCTGGCGCTCGACGAACCCCTTGAGGCCGACCCAGTCGCGCAGCCGGCGGCCGCGCGGGGCGGCGGCGCCGACCAGACGCTCCGGCGGCGGCGCGCCGTCGGCGACGTGGGCCGCCCAGCGCTCGAAGCGGTCGCGCGCGGTCGCGGCGGCGACGGAGTCGAGGTCGAACGAGTTCTCCCCCAGCAGCGTCAGGATCGCCGCGAGGGTCGGCAGCGCTTGATCGGTGTTGTCCGGCTCGGTCCCGTCGGACGCGATCGACTCCGCGGCCCGGCCCGGACGCGGCGCGGCCGGAGCGAGACCGAAAACGGCGCGAAGACGCTCCCAAAACGGCATCGGACGGATCGCTCCTCGTGGCGGGGCGCGGGACGCCCCGCGGGCGGGGCGGCGCCTCCCCACGAATGTCGCGCACCGCGGGCGTTTCGTCCAGACGGGCGGGGACGAAAAAGGGGCGGGCCGAAGCCCGCCCCTCCGAAAGCCCGCGGCGCGCCCGCGTCAGCGGACGACGCCGTGCTTGCGGCCGACCTTGGTGAACGCCGCGATCGCGTGGTCGAGGTGTTCCTTGGTGTGGGCCGCGCTGATCTGCACGCGGATCCGCGCCTGCCCCTTGGGGACGACCGGGTAGCTGAAGCCGGTGACGTAGATCCCCTCGTCGAGCATGTCCGCGGCCATGTCGGCGGCCAGCTTGGCGTCGCCGAGCATGATCGGGCAGATCGGGTGCTCGCCGGGGCGGATCGCGAAGCCGGCTTCCGTCATGTTCTTGCGGAAGTAGGTGGTGTTCCACTCCAGCCGGTCGCGCAGCTCGGTGCTCTTCGTCAGCAGCTCGAGCACCTTGAGCGCGGCGCAGACGATCGGCGGCGGCACGGTGTTGGAGAAGAGGTACGGGCGCGACTTCTGGCGCAGGTACTCGACGATCTCCTTGCGGCCGGAGGTGCAGCCGCCGGACGCCCCGCCGAGCGCCTTGCCGAGGGTCGTGGTGACGATGTCCACGCGCCCCATGCAGTTCCGGTACTCGGAGGTGCCGCGGCCGGTCTTGCCGACGAAGCCGGTGGCGTGCGAGTCGTCCACCATCACCATCGCGCCGTACTTGTCCGCCAGGTCGCAGATGTCCTTGACCCGCGCGATCACGCCGTCCATCGAGAAGACGCCGTCGGTGGCGATCATGATCCGCCGCGCGCCGGCCGCCTTGGCGGCCTTGAGCTGCTTCTCGAGGTCGTCGAGGTCGTCGTTGGCGTAGCGGTAGCGGGCCGCCTTGGAGAGGCGGACGCCGTCGATGATCGAGGCGTGGTTGAGCGCGTCGCTGACGATCGCGTCCTTCTCGCCCATCAGGCTCTCGAACAGCCCGCCGTTGGCGTCGAAGCAGGAGCTGTAGAGGATGGTGTCCTCGGTCCCGAGGAACTCCGCCATCTTCCGCTCCAGCTCCTTGTGGATGTCCTGCGTGCCGCAGATGAAGCGGACGGAGGACATGCCGTAGCCGTGGGTGTCGAGCCCGTTCTTGGCCGCCTGCAGCAGCTCGGGGTTGTTTCCGAGGCCGAGGTAGTTGTTGGCGCAGAAGTTGATCACCTTCTTGCCGCCGGCGACGGCGATCGCCGCGTCCTGCGGCGTGACGATGATCCGCTCGTCCTTGTACAGCCCGGCGCTCCGGATCTCGTCCAGCTCGCCGCGCAGCTGATTGCGCACTTCGTCGAACATGCCGTTCCTCCTGTCCTGCGGCGCGTCAGTGCGCGGCGGCGTAGAGCCGACCGCCGGCGTGGCGCGCGCGGAGCCGTTCGATCATGTCCTTCGTCATCGCCGCCAGGTCGTACTTGGGACGCCAGTCCCAGTCGCGGCGGGCGGCCTGGTCGTCGAGCGAGGCCGGCCAGCTGTCGGCGATCGCCTGGCGGAAGTCGGGCTCGTACGTCACCTGGAGCTCGGGCAGGTGCTTGCGCATCTCCGCGACGAGCTCGGCCGGGGTGAAGCTGAAGGCGGCGACGTTGTAGTCCCCGTGGCGCGTCAGCTTCTCCGCCGGGGCGGTGAAGAGGTCGATCGTCGCCTTGATGCAGTCCGGCATGTACATCATCGGCAGCATCGTGTCGTCGCGCAGGAAGCACTCGTACTTCCCGGTCTCGACCGCCTTGTAGAAGATCTCGACCGCGTAGTCGGTCGTGCCGCCGCCGGGGAGCGTCTCGGCGGAGATGATGCCGGGGTAGCGCAGGCCGCGGCCGTCGACGCCGAAGCGGCGGTTGTAGTACTCGATCAGCAGCTCGCCGGTGACCTTCGTCACGCCGTACATCGTGCGCGGGCGGAGGATCGTGTCCTGCGGCGTGTTGACGTGCGGCGTCTCGGGGCCGAAGGCGGCGATGCTCGACGGGCAGAGCACCCGCTTGAGGTTCCGCTCGCGGGCGATCTCGAGGCAGTTGACGAGGCCGCCGACGTTGATGTTCCAGCAGGCCTGCGGGTTCTTCTCGCCGGTGGCGGAGAGGAGCGCCGCGAGGTCGATGATCGCGTCGATCCGCCGCTCGTCGACGATCTTCTCGATCGCCGGGCGGTCGAGGATGTTGAGCTGGCTGTAAGGGCCGTCCTGAAGCGTCGGGGGCGGGACGTCCTTGATGTCCGAGGCGACGACGTTGTCCGTGCCGAAGCGGGCGCGCAGGGCGACCGTCAGCTCTGAGCCGATCTGTCCGCCGGCGCCGATGACCAGAATGCGCTCTATCTCCGCCATGAATTCCTCCGAATGACCTTTCGCGGGGGGCCGTGCTGCTGTCCCGGGTGAAACCGGCGCGCGGATGGGTGGGGGGGGCGGTCCGCGGCGGACGGCGGGACGAAGTTTATCGCACGGCGGGCGGCGCCGCATCGCGCGGGCGGGGCGCGGGGCGGTCGTCCGCGGACGTCCGCGATCGGCCGCGCGCGCGGCGCGGCCCGGGGCCGGATGCTATCCTCGACCTTCCGCGGAGCGGGACGATCCCGCCGGGAAAGGACGAGACGATGAGCGACGACGGCATGCGCCACGGGCACGACGGAATGAGGCTGGACACGCGGGCGATCCACGCCGGGCAGTCCCCGGATCCCGCATTCGGAGCGGTGGCGCCGCCGATCTACCAGACGTCGACTTTCGCCTTCGACACCCCCGAGCAGGGCGCCGCGCGCTTCGCCGGCAAGGACCCGGGCTACATGTACACGCGCCTCGGCAACCCGACGACGGCGCGCCTCGAGGAATGCGTCGCGGCGCTCGAAGGGGGCTGCGGCGCGCTCGCCGTCGCGACCGGCATGGCCGCCGTCTCGACGGTCTTCCTCTCCTTCCTGAAGGCCGGCGACCACATCGTCTCGACCGACACGGTCTACGGGCCGACGCGGCTGATCCTCGAGCAGGAGTTCAGCCGCCTCGGCGTGACGGCGACCTTCGTGGACACCTCCGACATGAGCAAGGCGGAGGCGGCCTTCCGCCCGGAGACGAAGGTGCTCTATCTGGAGACGCCGGCCAACCCGACGCTCAAGATCAGCGACCTCTCCGCCGGCGCGCGTCTCGCCCACGGCCGCGGCGCGAAGCTCGTCGTGGACAACACGTTCGCCTCGCCGATGCTCCAGCGGCCGTTCGAGCACGGCGCGGACGTCGTCCTGCACAGCACGACCAAGTACATCAACGGCCACTCCGACGTCGTCGGCGGGATCATCGTCGCCAAGGGCGCCGAGGACCTCGCGCGGCTGCGCAAGGTCCGCACGTACTACGGCGGCACGATGGACCCGATGCAGTCGTGGCTCGTGCTGCGCGGCCTCAAGACGCTGCCGCTCCGCGCGCGCGCCGCGCAGGAGAACGCCGGCGCCCTCGCCGCCGTCCTCGCCAACCACCCGGCCGTCGCGACGACCTACTACCCGGGCCTGCCGAGCCATCCGCAGTTCGAGCTGGGACGACGCCAGATGGACGGTCCCGGCTCGATGATCGCCTTCGAGCTGAAGGGCGGGTACGACGCCGGGGTGACGTTGCTCAAGAACCTGCGGCTGATGACGCTCGCCGTCTCGCTCGGCGGCGTCGAGACGCTGATCGAGCACCCGGCCTCGATGACCCACGCCGGCGTGCCGGCGGAGGAGCGGGACAAGGCCGGCATCACCGACGGCTTGGTGCGGCTCGCGGTCGGCTGCGAGGACGTCGCCGACCTGCGCGCGGACCTGCTTCAGGCGCTCGACGCGGTCGTCCGCTGACGCGCGGACGCGGTATCTTCCCGCGGCGATGAACGAGATCGACCGGCGCGTTTGCCCCCGCTGCGGCGGGCGACTGCGGCGCGTTCACCGCAAGCCGTGGCAGCGTCTGCTCAGCGGCCTCTACGGCGTGGCGCGCTATCGCTGCTTCGCCGACGGCTGCGGCGCCTCGTTCCTCGTCCACCGCCCCTCGGCGAAGCGGTCGATCCGCACCGCGCAGGCGCTGTGGGTCGTCCTGCTGCTCGCCGGTCTGGCGGGCGCGGCGCTGTTGATCTACACGATTCAGGACCGGCCCGCGGCGGAGGACGCCGCGGGCTCGGACGTCGGCGCTCCCTCCAACTGAGTCCGGCGCGGCGGGCGCCGCCCGCCGCGCGAAGTCGTCCGCGAAGATCGGCCCGGCGGCGGTCCCGCCGCGCGGCGCCGCGCCGCGGCGACGGATCTTCCCCAAGACCAACTCGACGTGGAAGACGAGAAAGGCGGCGAGGAAATCGACCGCCTCTTCGAGCCGTATGCGCCTCGGTCCGACCGGGCGTCTCCCGGCGTTCGCGCCGCGGCGCGCCGGGGCCGCGGTTTTATGAAATGAAAAGCGTCGGTAATCCCCGGAAGGCGATTGACACCGCGGGGGCGGCTGAAATAAAAGAGCGGCAGGGGATTGCGCGGAGGAGGAGCGGGCGGCCGGAGATGGGGGGGCCATCTCGAAGCCCGTCTCGTCCGGCGCGCCGGGGTTTCGCGGACGCAACTCAACCGCTGTCCAACGAGGAGCGACGCATGTCGGTCGAACCGCAGAAGCCGCAGGCGCCGTCCGACGATCGGCGGTACAAGCTCATCGATCAGACGATGCGCAAGAACGGCTACGCGCCGCAGGCGCTGATCGAGACGCTGCACACCGTCCAGGAGTCGTTCGGCTACATCGACGAGAAGGCGCTCGTCTACGCGGCGCGCTCCCTGCGCGTGCCGCTGTCGCAGGCGTACGGGGTCGCCACCTTCTACCACCACTTCAGCCTCAAGCCGCCGGGCGAGCACACCTGCACCGTGTGCATGGGAACCGCCTGCTACATCAAGGGCGTGCCGGGGCTGCTGGAGGCGGTCGGCCGCGTGCTGAAGGTGAAGCCCGGCGAGACGACGCCCGACGGCAAGGTTTCGGTGCTGGCCGCGCGCTGCCTCGGCGCCTGCGGTCTCGCTCCCGTCGCCGTCTTCGACGGCGAGATCCACGGACGGATGACGCCCGACGAAATCGAGGCGCGGCTGTCCGAGTGGGTGAGCCCATGACCCCCGAAGAACTGCGGCAAACCGCGGAGGCCGAGCAGGCCGCGCAAAAGAAGTTCGACCACCACATCGACGTCTGCGTCGCCGCGGCGTGCCTCTCCTCGGGCGCCGGCGCGGTGAAGGACGCGCTCGAGAAGGAGGTCAAGGACCGCAACCTGCACGAGTGCTGCAAGGTGCGGGGCGTCGGCTGCATGGGGCTCTGCAAGGCCGGTCCCTTGGTCAAGGCCGAGCCCGACGGCGTGATGTACGAAGGGGTCAAGCCGGACGACGCCTTCGAC
Proteins encoded in this region:
- the hoxE gene encoding bidirectional hydrogenase complex protein HoxE, which produces MSVEPQKPQAPSDDRRYKLIDQTMRKNGYAPQALIETLHTVQESFGYIDEKALVYAARSLRVPLSQAYGVATFYHHFSLKPPGEHTCTVCMGTACYIKGVPGLLEAVGRVLKVKPGETTPDGKVSVLAARCLGACGLAPVAVFDGEIHGRMTPDEIEARLSEWVSP
- a CDS encoding GGDEF domain-containing protein, which codes for MPFWERLRAVFGLAPAAPRPGRAAESIASDGTEPDNTDQALPTLAAILTLLGENSFDLDSVAAATARDRFERWAAHVADGAPPPERLVGAAAPRGRRLRDWVGLKGFVERQRRAERGFVVKSGQEMRETLLIFIQRLSNSFSLDRSSDGRMDVQLLRLKTACTQVSISELRRQVLGAVEEIHGLVEERAERHRREMADTMRELDNARRELDKSRRESILDPLTQLFNRGFFDEQIRTTAAAHMITREPCTLMMVDLDGFKEINDRLGHQGGDEALKALADCMVRTLPRKTDFIARYGGDEFAVIFQRDGMPDARLLAQKLLDAVREIRVSWEGKEAQLRLSIGLAELEDGETQAEWLQRADQALYEAKRAGKDQVRESGAEPTAPQR
- a CDS encoding chemotaxis protein CheR, with product MTTARAASGRSGAQAAPETPRGARISDHDFRRLAEFIAARCGIRITEAKRTLVETRLQKRLQALKLSGFGEYCDYLFGPKGLAEELVPMIDLITTNKTDFFRESAHLDLLAARAAPALLAETGAGTRRPLRVWSAGCSTGEEPYSLAMVLSEFAERTPGFRFEILATDISTRVLERAAGAVYEEDRVDPVPEGMRRKYLLRSKDRSRALVRIAPELRALVTFRRLNFMDEEYDVGERKDVVFCRNVIIYFDKTTQETILNRIARCMGPGAFLFTGHSETLFGLRTPFRQVASTVYRREAS
- a CDS encoding PLP-dependent aspartate aminotransferase family protein — encoded protein: MSDDGMRHGHDGMRLDTRAIHAGQSPDPAFGAVAPPIYQTSTFAFDTPEQGAARFAGKDPGYMYTRLGNPTTARLEECVAALEGGCGALAVATGMAAVSTVFLSFLKAGDHIVSTDTVYGPTRLILEQEFSRLGVTATFVDTSDMSKAEAAFRPETKVLYLETPANPTLKISDLSAGARLAHGRGAKLVVDNTFASPMLQRPFEHGADVVLHSTTKYINGHSDVVGGIIVAKGAEDLARLRKVRTYYGGTMDPMQSWLVLRGLKTLPLRARAAQENAGALAAVLANHPAVATTYYPGLPSHPQFELGRRQMDGPGSMIAFELKGGYDAGVTLLKNLRLMTLAVSLGGVETLIEHPASMTHAGVPAEERDKAGITDGLVRLAVGCEDVADLRADLLQALDAVVR
- a CDS encoding chemotaxis protein CheD; its protein translation is MKLAAPREVYLKPGEVFFSARPAIVVTVLGSCVSATLHDPARRMGGIMHAMLPGRAGADEDDPRYVEPALRRLLEAFDRAGTPRRAIVAKLFGGGDVLRGSGADGRATVGSQNVARARAAFEAAGLIVAAECVGGARGLKLRFHTATGEVLVKRLAGAVSEASGRPAAARR
- a CDS encoding chemotaxis protein, which codes for ELVQEISAASNEQNTGADQINKAIQQLDQVIQQNASAAEEMASTAEELSSQSEQLLQAMEFFQVDDGGRGAAKSAARPAAKPAASAKPAAAAPKPAAKPAGQAKGGFALDLKAGADKTDSEFERY
- a CDS encoding chemotaxis protein CheW; protein product: MSVTDITETRQYLTFKLGEEIFALDVAQVREVLDFTAITRVPRTPEYMRGVINLRGSVVPVVDMRLKFGMTRTERTVNTCIEVVEVTLDGEATVLGALVDSVQEVIELEPDQIEPAPRIGTRLRTDFIKGMGKRDNEFIIILDIDKVFSVEELSMMVQADGGAADDRDAATA
- a CDS encoding chemotaxis response regulator protein-glutamate methylesterase, which produces MGAVKVLIVDDSAVVRQTMAEILSGDPEIEVMGTAGDPFVAAEKIAVEVPDVITLDIEMPRMDGLTFLRRLMAQRPIPVVVCSSLAGKHAESGLKALDLGAVEIIEKPRLGTKVFLEESKVRIRDVVKAAARVRPRTPAPARAVEPKLSADAVLARPAAHAMIQTTEKVVVVGASTGGTEALKVFLEALPADSPGIVIVQHMPEHFTREFARRLDGLCRVSVKEAENDDTVLRGRALIAPGNHHLLLRRSGARYCVEVKDGPLVSRHRPSVDVLFRSAARYAGRNAVGVIMTGMGDDGARGMAELHEAGARTIAQDEESCVVYGMPKEAVKLGAVDRVLPLDRIAAEILRAAS
- the kbl gene encoding glycine C-acetyltransferase — its product is MFDEVRNQLRGELDEIRSAGLYKDERIIVTPQDAAIAVAGGKKVINFCANNYLGLGNNPELLQAAKNGLDTHGYGMSSVRFICGTQDIHKELERKMAEFLGTEDTILYSSCFDANGGLFESLMGEKDAIVSDALNHASIIDGVRLSKAARYRYANDDLDDLEKQLKAAKAAGARRIMIATDGVFSMDGVIARVKDICDLADKYGAMVMVDDSHATGFVGKTGRGTSEYRNCMGRVDIVTTTLGKALGGASGGCTSGRKEIVEYLRQKSRPYLFSNTVPPPIVCAALKVLELLTKSTELRDRLEWNTTYFRKNMTEAGFAIRPGEHPICPIMLGDAKLAADMAADMLDEGIYVTGFSYPVVPKGQARIRVQISAAHTKEHLDHAIAAFTKVGRKHGVVR
- a CDS encoding NAD-dependent epimerase/dehydratase family protein; this encodes MERILVIGAGGQIGSELTVALRARFGTDNVVASDIKDVPPPTLQDGPYSQLNILDRPAIEKIVDERRIDAIIDLAALLSATGEKNPQACWNINVGGLVNCLEIARERNLKRVLCPSSIAAFGPETPHVNTPQDTILRPRTMYGVTKVTGELLIEYYNRRFGVDGRGLRYPGIISAETLPGGGTTDYAVEIFYKAVETGKYECFLRDDTMLPMMYMPDCIKATIDLFTAPAEKLTRHGDYNVAAFSFTPAELVAEMRKHLPELQVTYEPDFRQAIADSWPASLDDQAARRDWDWRPKYDLAAMTKDMIERLRARHAGGRLYAAAH